The nucleotide window GTTGTAGGCGAAGTTTACAAAGGTAAAGTAGTGAAAGTAATGGATTTCGGAGCATTTGTAGCGATTGCTAAAGGAACAGAAGGACTTCTTCACATTTCTGAAATTGAGTGGGCTCGTCTTGACAAAGTTCCTTATGCAGAAGGTGATGAGGTAGAGGTGAAGTTCATGGGATATGATGACCGTAAGAAAATGAAGCTTTCCCGTAAAGTGCTTTTACCAAGACCTCCGAAGCCGGAAGGAAAACCAAGACATGAAGGACAAGGCAGACCTGAAGGACAGAGAAGACCTGAAGGACAAAAGCCGCAAGGTGAAAGACCACAAAGCGAAAAGCCGGTGGAAAACCAGACTCCTTCTAACGAAGCATAATAAGATTCATTCTTACTATAAAAAATCCCTCAAACTGAGGGATTTTTGCTATTATGTCATTGCGGAATGCAAAGCATTGAAGTAATTTTTAAAGGTGTAGGTCATTTTATTTTGTTATCATTACTGAAAAATATTTTCAGAAAAAATTAAAATCCATCAATCGGTTCCTTTAATTTTGCTTCTGTGGAAGCCGTATCAGGACCGGAAATAAAAATGATATCTTCTGTAGTTTTAAATAACCTGTCAATCTGTTTTCGGGTTGAGGCATCAGGAGCAACTTTGTAAAACTCACGGATCAGGTCTAATGAAGTGGGCTTCTTTGGATATTGATTGTTATTGAGAAAATTTTTTAAAGCTGTATTCACACGATCTTCACCTATCAGATTGCTCAACTGTACCATAGCAATTGCACCCTTGGAATAAGAAATGTGAGGAACATTTCCCGTAGCTTTATAAATAGGTACATTCTCAGACAACCCTTTTTCATTATCGTAAATCTGCTGGTGTACCTTGATTCTTTCCATCATTTTTTCTTTGCCATACATTCTTTTATAGAGCATCATTTCCGTATACATTGCTAACGTTTCAGTAAGCATCACAGCGCCTTTCCGGTCATCCGGATCAATCCGGCTGTTTCCCCACCAAAGATGGGAAAGCTCATGCCCGGCCAGCTCATTAATGACATCCTGGTTCTTGTCTGCCTGTATATTGGCATGAAAAATCATATCTTCCGGCATAAAGACTGCTGAAGGGTAAGCTGTAGCGGCAAAGCCCCGGGTAAAAGAAGAAATTTCCGCAAAACTGATGGTTTTAAAAGGATATGGTCCAAAATTCTGCATGCAGTAATCTAAGGTAAGCTTAGCATTTTCAAGAAGATGGCTGACGTTTTCAGAATGTTTTTGATGGTAAAAGACAGTAACGGCTATCCATTTATAATTCATACTTTTTGCTTTATATTTTGCAGAAGAAACGGCAAACCGGAAAGGAATCTGCTCTGCTTTATATTCGAAATAATTTCGTCCGGATTTTGTCCATTTTTTTATCAGATCTCCGGTACCTATGGCCGTTTGATCCTGCTCGGTAGAAACAATCATATTAAGGTTGATAAAATCTTTTTTTTCCACTTCAGGAGCTTCAGGTTCTTTCAATCCTGTGCGATTTTCCAGGTTGAAATGATCACGCTGTTTCTGATCCTGGATTTCATAATCTTTTTGATAACCAATCACAGGATAATACCTGCTGATTCTCATAAATGATCCGTTTTTTATGATAGCATTAAAAGGCTGATGTCCGTTTACAGCAAACCACTGATAAGATAATATAAAATCAAGAAAAGCGGTTTTTCCCGGCAGGAGAGGTTGTTTTAATGAAACTTCCGTGATGTTTTGATGAATCTCTGTTCTTTCATTTCCTGATGTTAGTACAGCAGATTCAAGCTTTAAGTCTTTATTAAAATTGATAAGAATCTTATTAACAGGTTGATTGGTTTGGTTGGTAAGTATATATTTTCCGGCGATCTGATAAGCATTTTCCGAAGGATACAGCTTAATTTCTGTAGTAATACCAGTGATATCAGGTTGCGGAATATTTTCATATTTCTGGTAGTTTTTTTCATATTCTACAGAACTTAAGATGTTCTGTGCTTCATTTTTCGGAATGTATCCTTTCATAAAGAATATTCCGGCAATGACCCCTGAAATCAGCAGGAAGATAGTGAAAACCAAAGCGGAAACATGTATTTTTTTTACCTTTACAATACTGTAGAATAACCACAACAGACTGATGATTCCGGCTCCGAATACAAGCCTTTGTGCAAAAGCTTTTTCATAAATTCCGTATCCATTAAAGTCACTGTAAGTCCCTTTGAAATCTGAAAATATTCTGAGAAGAGGATAGGTAATGATTTTCCCGGAAACCGGCCCCGACAATAAAAAAACAGCAAGAACGGAAACTCCCAGCGCTATAAATTTATTGGGGATTCTGTCGTTAATCAACAGGATAAACCCTGAAAATAAGATCAAAGGAAAAGTATTGAAAAGGAAAACACCGAGGTAGGCGTTCCAATCAATATGAAAATACTGATAAGTTGCCTGGAAAATAATTCCCTGAACCATTACAATACCGGTAAAGAAGAACAGGAGTAAACTTACCGAAACAAAATGACCTGTTAACCGGTTTTTTGCAAATAAAGCACTGTTTTCAATCAGGTTGAATCCGGAAGATTGACTTCTCCAGTAAATATCATTCAGAAAATAAGCCGTAATCAATAGGCCAAGCAGATGAAAATTCTCTGAGATGGTTGTTGCCATCAGGCCCGAGCTTGCATACTTCTGTGGAAGGCGGATTCCTTTTTCAATTTCAGCATACATTTCCATTCCGACAAAGAATAACAGCAGAATGGAAACTGCAGGAACGGCAATGCTTTTAAACAGATAGGTAAGGTCTGTTTTTACGAAAGATAATACGGACCGGAATGAACTCCACCAGTTAAAAGCTTGAGCAACAGTAGAATATTCCAATGTGCCTATTTCAGAAAATGATTGAAGATTTCCCCGTGTTTTTACTTTGTGCCCTGATGTATTGGAGAAAGAAAATAATGTAAGAGATAGAAATAAAAATCCAAAAGAGAGTAGGAAAAATAAGATCCTGTTGAACAAAAGGTAGCCTGTGAAAGGTACCATGTGGATATTTTTCTCATGAGCAGTAAGGTCCCGGGCTTGCATAAAATAAGCAGATAATCCAAACGGATCAGTCAAAGCTGAAAATTGTTGTGTTTCCAATGACTGAGGCAGACTTCCCGTCATAAAAGGAGAATTGGAAAATAGTAAAATGATCATATACACTACATACAGAAGGAGCCCGCCTACCACAACCAGCAGTTTCTTCTTTACTGTAAATGCAATAAGAAACAAAAAACCGCATACAAAAAAACTGTTGATTAGCCCGAAGATCAATAATGGGTAGAGGTAATATAAGATATTAAAATACTCCTGCATTTCACTTCCTGTACGCATCAGCTGCCCCAGGAGAAAGCCTGTCATTAAGAATGTAAAACTTAAAAATGTCTGAAGGAAATACGCGTAAAATTTCCCTTTCAGGTAAGTGAATTTTGAAAAGGGGAAAGAAAACAGAATGCTGTCAAATTTTGAATCCTGGTCTCTGAACAACAGTTGTAACGCATAAACGGTAGCAAAAAAGATAACAGAAAGGCTCAGCATCCCGGTCATAAAACCTATAGTGTAAGGCGAGTTCAGATAAATTCCTTCTCCTGCAGAAAGATTGAACTGGTTGCCGCAAAAGATCCCCAGGCTTATTAAAAGTAAAGCCACAAGATAGGTAAGCCAGTGCTTGGAAGAGCGTCCGGCTTCGAATAAAAATAAAGTGTTCATGATTAAAGTTTTTGAGTAAGCGTATGGAAATAAACGTGCTCCAGCAGAGGATTTACAGGACTGAAGTCTTTCGGGGGTTCTTCAGAAAATATGGTGATGTGAAGTTCTCTTTCCAGTAATTGTCTGCTGATGATCTCATAATTGGAACCATAAGTTTCCAGCTCGTTTTTGTGGATAGGTTTTGACCATATTTTGTTCTCCAGTTCAGCGATTAATGTTCCCGGATTTCCTTTTCGAAGGATCTGTCCATGATTCATTACTGCCATTTCCGAACAGAGGTTTCTGACGTCTTCCACGAGATGGGTAGAAAGAATAACAATCACCTCCTGGCTGATATCATTCAGCAATGAATTGAAACGATTGCGTTCTTCAGGATCCAGTCCTGCAGTAGGTTCATCGACAATGATAATTTTCGGATCTCCTAGCAGAGCCTGTGCCACACCGAAACGCTGTTTCATTCCGCCTGAAAAAGTATGGACCTCTTTTTTTGAAAAATCAGAAAGATTAACTTTTTCAAGCAGACCCAAAATCTGATTTTTACGTTTGTTTTTATCACTAATACCTTTCAATAGGGCTATATGTTCCAGAAGATCATACGCGGAAACTTTCGGATACACGCCAAAATCCTGGGGAAGAAATCCCAGATTCTGTTTAATATAATCAGGGTTTTTAACAATATCCACATCATTGAAAAGCAGAGTCCCCGAAGTGGGTTTCTGAAGTCCAACAATGGTTTTCATCAGAGAAGATTTTCCGGCTCCGTTCGGACCAAGCAGCCCGAACATTCCGTTTGTGATATCAAGAGAAATGTTCTTAATAGCTTGAAAACCATTTTTATAGGTAAGACTAAGGTTGTTGATGGTTAATGTGTTCATAGCGTTGTGTTTGGGGAATAGAAGGACAGGCGGCCTTTCGGTAGCAATTTTGGGTTTAAAGTTTAAAGTTTAAAATTTATGGTTGGAAGCTAGAAGCTGGATGCTGGAAGTTAGAAGTGAAGTTTCAAACTCTCACTCTCAAACACTCTTACTCTCAAACCTCGCAACACGCAACACGCACCCCGAATCCCAACTACTCTTTAAATTCAAGAATATCTCCCGGCTGGCATTCAAGGATTTTACAGATCGCTTCAAGGGTATCGAAGCGGACGCCTTTGGCTTTACCTGTTTTCAGGATAGAAAGGTTAA belongs to Chryseobacterium gleum and includes:
- a CDS encoding ABC transporter permease/M1 family aminopeptidase, which encodes MNTLFLFEAGRSSKHWLTYLVALLLISLGIFCGNQFNLSAGEGIYLNSPYTIGFMTGMLSLSVIFFATVYALQLLFRDQDSKFDSILFSFPFSKFTYLKGKFYAYFLQTFLSFTFLMTGFLLGQLMRTGSEMQEYFNILYYLYPLLIFGLINSFFVCGFLFLIAFTVKKKLLVVVGGLLLYVVYMIILLFSNSPFMTGSLPQSLETQQFSALTDPFGLSAYFMQARDLTAHEKNIHMVPFTGYLLFNRILFFLLSFGFLFLSLTLFSFSNTSGHKVKTRGNLQSFSEIGTLEYSTVAQAFNWWSSFRSVLSFVKTDLTYLFKSIAVPAVSILLLFFVGMEMYAEIEKGIRLPQKYASSGLMATTISENFHLLGLLITAYFLNDIYWRSQSSGFNLIENSALFAKNRLTGHFVSVSLLLFFFTGIVMVQGIIFQATYQYFHIDWNAYLGVFLFNTFPLILFSGFILLINDRIPNKFIALGVSVLAVFLLSGPVSGKIITYPLLRIFSDFKGTYSDFNGYGIYEKAFAQRLVFGAGIISLLWLFYSIVKVKKIHVSALVFTIFLLISGVIAGIFFMKGYIPKNEAQNILSSVEYEKNYQKYENIPQPDITGITTEIKLYPSENAYQIAGKYILTNQTNQPVNKILINFNKDLKLESAVLTSGNERTEIHQNITEVSLKQPLLPGKTAFLDFILSYQWFAVNGHQPFNAIIKNGSFMRISRYYPVIGYQKDYEIQDQKQRDHFNLENRTGLKEPEAPEVEKKDFINLNMIVSTEQDQTAIGTGDLIKKWTKSGRNYFEYKAEQIPFRFAVSSAKYKAKSMNYKWIAVTVFYHQKHSENVSHLLENAKLTLDYCMQNFGPYPFKTISFAEISSFTRGFAATAYPSAVFMPEDMIFHANIQADKNQDVINELAGHELSHLWWGNSRIDPDDRKGAVMLTETLAMYTEMMLYKRMYGKEKMMERIKVHQQIYDNEKGLSENVPIYKATGNVPHISYSKGAIAMVQLSNLIGEDRVNTALKNFLNNNQYPKKPTSLDLIREFYKVAPDASTRKQIDRLFKTTEDIIFISGPDTASTEAKLKEPIDGF
- a CDS encoding ABC transporter ATP-binding protein; the encoded protein is MNTLTINNLSLTYKNGFQAIKNISLDITNGMFGLLGPNGAGKSSLMKTIVGLQKPTSGTLLFNDVDIVKNPDYIKQNLGFLPQDFGVYPKVSAYDLLEHIALLKGISDKNKRKNQILGLLEKVNLSDFSKKEVHTFSGGMKQRFGVAQALLGDPKIIIVDEPTAGLDPEERNRFNSLLNDISQEVIVILSTHLVEDVRNLCSEMAVMNHGQILRKGNPGTLIAELENKIWSKPIHKNELETYGSNYEIISRQLLERELHITIFSEEPPKDFSPVNPLLEHVYFHTLTQKL
- a CDS encoding helix-turn-helix domain-containing protein, which encodes MPIIVNLDVMLAKRKMQSKELAEKLGITPVNLSILKTGKAKGVRFDTLEAICKILECQPGDILEFKE